One Halalkalicoccus tibetensis genomic region harbors:
- a CDS encoding MmgE/PrpD family protein has translation MIAFTDRLAEHCASREPVDAPGEALRKHVLDWFGVAIGGAAHADSTPALFEGTGDAGSGTATVIPTGNRRPPGAAALVNGTLAHSLDFDDTHLGSSLHPGAPSIAAALATAEATDAPTERFLTGVAVGYDVACTVGEAVNPDAHYARGFHVTATCGTFGATAAAGVVHGLTEREFADAFGINGSQAAGSLQFLANGAWNKRLHPGLAARRAVTAVELAAAGFEGAAEPIEGEFGFLAGYTDEPRPERIDRLEGRNAVAETGLKPYPCCRYMHPAIDALRELAPVVGPEAVTGIEVALPEAGVRLTGDPIGSKRRPENFVDCQFSMPFAAALALSEGAAGAEPFLRAAGRLDDPPRFEDRGFRRLMDATDVTTDPEVQAAFPERWCARVVVEAGDRYERFVDVPRGEPSDPMAWEAVVEKARGLIETAETGVDPDALARAVERLPDRSVGELVAVATGE, from the coding sequence ATGATCGCGTTCACCGATCGGCTTGCGGAGCACTGCGCCAGCCGGGAGCCCGTCGACGCGCCTGGAGAGGCGCTTCGAAAGCACGTACTCGACTGGTTCGGGGTCGCGATCGGCGGCGCCGCCCATGCCGACTCGACGCCCGCCCTGTTCGAAGGAACGGGGGACGCCGGAAGCGGCACCGCCACCGTGATCCCGACCGGTAACCGCCGCCCGCCCGGAGCCGCGGCGCTCGTCAACGGCACGCTCGCCCACAGCCTCGATTTCGACGACACACATCTCGGTTCCTCGCTGCATCCCGGCGCGCCGTCGATCGCGGCCGCGCTCGCGACCGCCGAGGCGACCGACGCCCCCACCGAACGGTTCCTCACCGGGGTCGCCGTCGGCTACGACGTCGCCTGCACCGTCGGGGAGGCGGTCAACCCCGACGCCCACTACGCCCGAGGATTCCACGTCACCGCGACCTGCGGCACCTTCGGCGCGACCGCGGCCGCCGGCGTCGTCCACGGGCTCACCGAGCGGGAGTTCGCCGACGCCTTCGGGATCAACGGGAGCCAGGCCGCCGGCTCGTTGCAGTTCCTCGCGAACGGTGCGTGGAACAAGCGCCTCCATCCGGGACTCGCCGCGCGGCGGGCGGTGACGGCGGTCGAACTCGCGGCGGCGGGCTTCGAGGGCGCCGCCGAACCCATCGAGGGTGAGTTCGGTTTCCTCGCGGGCTACACGGACGAGCCTCGTCCCGAGAGGATCGACCGACTCGAGGGACGGAACGCGGTCGCTGAGACGGGGCTCAAGCCCTACCCTTGTTGTCGGTACATGCATCCCGCGATCGACGCGCTTCGCGAACTCGCGCCCGTGGTCGGCCCCGAGGCGGTGACGGGGATCGAAGTGGCGTTGCCCGAGGCTGGCGTGCGCCTAACCGGCGATCCGATCGGGTCGAAACGTCGTCCGGAGAACTTCGTCGACTGTCAGTTCAGCATGCCGTTCGCGGCGGCGCTCGCGCTCTCAGAGGGCGCGGCCGGCGCCGAACCCTTCCTGCGAGCGGCCGGGCGACTCGACGACCCGCCGCGATTCGAGGACCGCGGGTTCCGCCGGTTGATGGACGCGACGGACGTTACGACGGATCCCGAGGTGCAGGCGGCGTTCCCAGAGCGGTGGTGCGCCCGGGTCGTCGTCGAGGCCGGCGACCGGTACGAGCGGTTCGTCGATGTTCCCCGCGGCGAGCCCTCTGACCCGATGGCTTGGGAGGCGGTCGTCGAGAAGGCACGGGGGCTCATCGAGACGGCGGAAACGGGAGTCGACCCCGACGCGCTCGCGAGAGCAGTCGAGAGGCTACCGGATCGTTCGGTCGGGGAGTTGGTGGCCGTTGCGACCGGCGAGTGA
- a CDS encoding DNA polymerase sliding clamp translates to MFNAIVSADTLGTALDSVSALVDECKIHLNEDGLAIRAVDPANVGMVDMTLDAQAFESYEADGGQIGVNLSRLEDTVGMADAGQLVHLELDEETRKLHIRIDGLEYTLALIDPDSIRQEPDIPDLDLPANVVVEGRDINRAVKAADMVSDHIALGVDETEDLFYVDAEGDTDDVHLELDESDLIDLTPGPAHSLFSLDYLKDMNKAIPSDGEVTLELGEEFPVKLHFEVAEGQGQITYMLAPRIQSD, encoded by the coding sequence ATGTTCAATGCGATCGTGAGTGCCGACACCCTCGGGACGGCGCTCGATTCCGTGAGCGCGTTGGTGGACGAGTGTAAGATCCACCTCAACGAAGACGGGCTGGCGATCCGCGCCGTCGACCCCGCGAACGTCGGCATGGTCGATATGACGCTCGACGCCCAGGCCTTCGAGTCCTACGAGGCCGACGGCGGGCAGATCGGCGTCAACCTCTCGCGGCTCGAGGACACCGTCGGGATGGCCGACGCCGGCCAGCTCGTCCACCTCGAGCTCGACGAGGAGACCCGCAAGCTCCACATCCGGATCGACGGCCTCGAGTACACGCTTGCGCTGATCGATCCCGACTCCATCCGCCAGGAACCCGACATCCCCGACCTCGATCTCCCCGCGAACGTCGTCGTCGAGGGCCGCGACATCAATCGAGCCGTGAAGGCCGCCGACATGGTGAGCGATCACATCGCGCTGGGCGTCGACGAGACCGAGGACCTCTTCTACGTCGACGCGGAGGGCGACACCGACGACGTCCATCTCGAGCTCGACGAGAGCGACCTCATCGACCTGACGCCCGGGCCCGCCCACTCGCTCTTCAGCCTCGACTACCTCAAGGACATGAACAAGGCGATCCCGAGCGACGGCGAGGTCACCCTCGAGCTCGGCGAGGAGTTCCCCGTCAAGCTCCACTTCGAGGTCGCCGAAGGCCAGGGCCAGATCACCTATATGCTAGCGCCACGCATCCAGAGCGACTAG
- a CDS encoding GNAT family N-acetyltransferase — MVAIRPARPEDAEAIRETALASWHAAYDDLLGGETVEALVEEWYALDGLRESIEHPEHVVRVADDVVGFAHIGPNPNEEHVAELLRLYVRPKRWGEGIGSRLLAAVEGELADYDRLTLSVLAENEVGIGFYEKRGFEREGEREVEVGGESYREYRYGKGI, encoded by the coding sequence ATGGTCGCGATCCGTCCCGCACGGCCCGAGGACGCCGAAGCGATCCGCGAAACGGCGCTCGCGTCGTGGCACGCCGCCTACGACGACCTGCTCGGTGGGGAAACGGTCGAGGCGCTCGTCGAGGAGTGGTACGCGCTCGACGGGCTCCGGGAGTCGATCGAGCACCCGGAGCACGTGGTTCGCGTCGCGGATGACGTAGTGGGGTTCGCACACATCGGGCCGAACCCAAACGAGGAGCACGTCGCGGAGCTCCTGCGACTCTACGTCCGGCCCAAGCGCTGGGGAGAGGGGATCGGAAGCCGGCTGCTCGCGGCGGTCGAAGGGGAACTCGCCGACTACGACCGACTCACGCTGTCAGTACTCGCGGAGAACGAGGTCGGGATCGGATTCTACGAGAAACGGGGGTTCGAACGGGAGGGAGAACGGGAAGTGGAGGTCGGGGGCGAATCGTATCGGGAGTACCGCTACGGGAAGGGGATCTAG
- the priL gene encoding DNA primase regulatory subunit PriL has protein sequence MKALHAQYPFLSGAREAVEAADVDLAELIRENDAVVSRASERVTGALQEGSIGNAHRNTRVELLSYPVARVLVSLVDERVCTRKYARAEAERAISQFGAGETSSRLKSDRTERLGLSELLAEFDLEEAIVEAEDGYRVAVGTYLRLASDVWGDEWRLVNRTLADGEVHVASEELATLLEEAIAQRVADGLPLSVPDPIAEPVEAEVEAIRETLSELDLTREIDTVVPERFPPCMKALLDSIQQGEHLPHHSRFAITAFLTSIGMDTDEIIELYMVNSSFGEEMTRYQTDHIRGETSPTEYTPPSCATMQSYGDCVNKDEICEEEINESHPLNYYEYQLDEADEDELVDWREENDEEAAVESD, from the coding sequence ATGAAGGCGCTTCACGCCCAGTACCCGTTTCTCTCTGGTGCCCGCGAGGCCGTCGAGGCCGCGGACGTCGATCTGGCCGAGCTGATCCGGGAGAACGATGCCGTCGTTTCGCGGGCGAGCGAGCGGGTCACGGGCGCGCTACAGGAGGGGTCGATCGGGAACGCCCACCGCAACACGCGCGTCGAGCTGCTCTCCTACCCGGTCGCGCGCGTGCTCGTCTCGCTGGTCGACGAGCGGGTCTGTACCCGCAAGTACGCCCGCGCGGAGGCCGAACGCGCCATCTCGCAGTTCGGCGCCGGTGAGACCAGCTCGCGGCTCAAGAGCGACCGAACCGAACGACTCGGGCTGTCGGAGCTGCTCGCGGAGTTCGACCTGGAGGAGGCGATCGTCGAGGCCGAAGACGGCTATCGCGTCGCCGTCGGCACCTACCTCCGCCTCGCCTCAGACGTCTGGGGCGACGAGTGGCGCCTGGTCAACCGCACGCTCGCAGACGGCGAGGTCCACGTCGCAAGCGAGGAGCTGGCCACGCTGCTGGAGGAGGCCATCGCCCAGCGGGTCGCCGACGGGCTGCCGCTATCGGTGCCCGACCCGATCGCCGAGCCGGTCGAGGCGGAGGTCGAGGCGATCCGTGAGACCCTCTCGGAGCTCGACCTGACCCGCGAGATCGACACCGTCGTCCCCGAACGGTTCCCGCCGTGTATGAAGGCGCTGCTCGACTCGATCCAGCAGGGCGAGCATCTGCCACATCACTCCCGGTTCGCGATCACCGCCTTCCTCACGAGCATCGGGATGGACACCGACGAGATCATCGAGCTCTACATGGTCAACTCCAGTTTCGGCGAGGAGATGACGCGCTACCAGACCGACCACATTCGGGGCGAGACCAGCCCGACGGAGTACACCCCGCCGAGCTGTGCGACCATGCAGTCATACGGCGACTGCGTGAACAAGGACGAGATCTGCGAGGAGGAGATCAACGAGTCCCACCCGCTGAACTACTACGAGTATCAGCTTGACGAGGCCGACGAGGACGAACTGGTCGACTGGCGCGAGGAGAACGACGAGGAAGCGGCGGTCGAAAGCGACTGA
- a CDS encoding SWIM zinc finger family protein: protein MTQARHTPASLPSSESELDRRSVRARTERMTTTALGDALYEVATERDERYLVDLDARRCSCPDHAFRDVRCKHLRRVAIEITEGRLAPPGRLPADCAVCGEELFVPEEAVDEPHYCEDHALEPGAFVRDRETGDRLLVVHVSDRRADHVGIGKSAYSVATYPTNRSYDPADRVVGAVYPQSVSMTDSGPAPDSLRVYSFPRSRLERLSEPA from the coding sequence ATGACGCAAGCCAGACACACACCAGCGTCACTGCCGTCCAGTGAAAGCGAACTCGACCGGCGCTCGGTCCGCGCCAGAACCGAACGGATGACCACCACGGCCCTCGGCGACGCGCTCTACGAGGTCGCAACCGAGCGCGACGAGCGCTATCTCGTCGACCTCGACGCGCGGCGCTGTAGCTGCCCCGACCACGCCTTCCGGGACGTCCGCTGTAAACACCTCCGGCGGGTCGCCATCGAGATCACGGAGGGCCGCCTCGCGCCGCCGGGCCGGCTCCCGGCCGACTGTGCGGTCTGTGGCGAGGAGCTGTTCGTCCCCGAGGAGGCGGTCGACGAGCCCCACTACTGCGAGGACCACGCCCTCGAGCCGGGCGCGTTCGTCCGCGACCGGGAGACGGGCGACCGGCTGCTCGTCGTGCACGTCTCCGACCGGCGGGCCGACCACGTGGGGATCGGCAAATCGGCCTACAGCGTCGCGACCTACCCGACCAACCGCTCGTACGACCCGGCCGACCGGGTCGTCGGCGCGGTCTACCCGCAGTCCGTTTCGATGACCGACTCGGGGCCGGCACCCGACTCCCTCAGGGTCTACTCGTTCCCGCGCTCGCGGCTCGAACGCCTCTCCGAGCCCGCCTAA
- the hjc gene encoding Holliday junction resolvase Hjc: MANRKGDRRERELVNRLDEAGFAVMRAPASGGATQRELPDVLAGNGEAFYAIEAKSSSGKPIYLTGEEVEALVYFSRNFGARPKIGVRFDREDWYFFHPGDVYRTDGGNYRVKKETALEEGETLAELAETSGSDADVERVLTAVEQGTLSAEEAAGMFD, encoded by the coding sequence ATGGCGAATCGGAAGGGCGATCGCCGGGAACGCGAGCTGGTCAACCGGCTCGACGAGGCCGGCTTCGCGGTCATGCGCGCGCCCGCGAGCGGCGGGGCGACCCAGCGCGAGCTGCCCGACGTGCTCGCGGGCAACGGCGAGGCGTTCTACGCGATCGAGGCCAAATCCAGCTCGGGCAAGCCGATCTACCTCACCGGCGAGGAGGTCGAGGCGCTGGTCTACTTCTCGCGGAACTTCGGCGCCCGCCCCAAGATCGGGGTGCGCTTCGACCGCGAGGACTGGTACTTCTTCCACCCCGGCGACGTCTATCGGACCGACGGCGGCAATTACAGGGTCAAAAAGGAGACGGCGCTCGAGGAGGGCGAGACCCTCGCCGAGCTCGCCGAAACGAGCGGGAGCGATGCGGACGTCGAGCGAGTTCTCACGGCCGTCGAGCAGGGGACGCTCTCGGCCGAGGAGGCCGCGGGGATGTTCGATTAG
- a CDS encoding adenosylhomocysteinase — protein sequence MSQTAYPPISEHLDDVEGAREEGRRKMDWAFQHMPILTELQEDFEAEKPLSGQTIGMAMHVEAKTANLVEVLADGGAEVAITGCNPLSTHDDVSAALDSHENITSYAVRGVDDEEYYAAIEAVIDHEPSITVDDGMDMVAAIHDDYPELIDSIVGGCEETTTGVHRLRAMDEDGALNYAVFAVNDTPMKRLFDNVHGTGESSLASIAMTTNLSWAGKDVVVAGYGYCGKGVAQKASGQNANVIVTEVEPRRALEAHMEGYDVMPMSEAAEVGDVFLTTTGNRDVIVREHFEAMQDGVLLANAGHFDIEIDLDALDDLAADRYEARDGVEAYEMDDGRRLNVVAEGRLVNLAAPVALGHPVEVMDQSFGVQAACVRELVENGESYGAGVHDVPDELDEEIAEIKLAAEGVEFDSLSEEQREYMGSWEHGT from the coding sequence ATGAGTCAGACCGCGTATCCCCCGATCAGCGAGCACCTCGACGACGTCGAGGGCGCCCGCGAGGAGGGCCGACGCAAGATGGACTGGGCGTTCCAACACATGCCGATCCTCACGGAGCTTCAGGAGGATTTCGAGGCCGAAAAGCCCCTCTCGGGCCAGACAATCGGGATGGCGATGCACGTCGAGGCCAAGACGGCGAACCTCGTGGAGGTGCTCGCCGACGGCGGCGCCGAGGTCGCCATCACGGGCTGTAACCCCCTCTCGACCCACGACGACGTCAGCGCGGCGCTAGACAGTCATGAAAACATTACCTCCTACGCCGTGCGGGGCGTCGACGACGAGGAGTACTACGCCGCCATCGAGGCCGTCATCGACCACGAACCCTCCATTACGGTCGACGACGGGATGGACATGGTCGCGGCGATCCACGACGACTACCCCGAGCTGATCGACTCGATCGTCGGAGGCTGCGAGGAAACGACGACGGGCGTCCACCGGCTTCGAGCGATGGACGAGGACGGCGCGCTGAACTACGCCGTCTTCGCGGTCAACGACACGCCGATGAAGCGCCTGTTCGACAACGTCCACGGCACGGGCGAGAGCTCGCTCGCGAGCATCGCCATGACCACGAACCTCTCGTGGGCCGGCAAGGACGTCGTCGTCGCGGGCTACGGCTACTGTGGGAAGGGCGTCGCACAGAAGGCCTCGGGCCAGAACGCCAACGTCATCGTCACCGAGGTCGAGCCCCGCCGAGCCCTGGAGGCCCACATGGAGGGCTACGACGTAATGCCGATGAGCGAGGCCGCCGAGGTCGGCGACGTCTTCCTCACGACGACCGGCAACCGCGACGTGATCGTTCGCGAGCATTTCGAGGCCATGCAGGACGGCGTCCTGCTCGCGAACGCGGGCCATTTCGACATCGAGATCGACCTCGACGCGCTCGACGACCTCGCGGCCGATCGCTACGAGGCCCGCGACGGCGTCGAGGCCTACGAGATGGACGACGGCCGCCGTCTGAACGTGGTCGCCGAGGGGCGGCTGGTGAACCTCGCGGCGCCGGTCGCGCTCGGCCACCCGGTCGAGGTCATGGACCAGAGCTTCGGCGTGCAGGCCGCCTGCGTCCGCGAGCTCGTCGAGAACGGCGAGAGCTACGGCGCGGGCGTCCACGACGTGCCCGACGAACTCGACGAGGAGATCGCGGAGATCAAGCTCGCCGCCGAGGGCGTCGAGTTCGACAGCCTCTCCGAGGAGCAGCGCGAGTACATGGGCAGCTGGGAACACGGAACGTAG
- a CDS encoding DUF6653 family protein, producing MAVPSPMPEGAWSRHTNPWSGATRMLGGAALLLTLYRHAWKGLATTVAFLVLNPVLFPEPEDTDNWLSEGVLGEEAWIADGNPMFGMGYPEVINVLNVPLYLYTLCSAYRQYPVRTLVGFLVTFALKLLFVDAMGRYYRARRDLR from the coding sequence ATGGCAGTCCCGAGCCCGATGCCCGAGGGGGCTTGGAGCCGACATACAAACCCCTGGAGCGGGGCGACGCGAATGCTCGGGGGCGCGGCACTGCTCCTCACGCTCTATCGCCACGCCTGGAAAGGACTCGCGACGACGGTCGCCTTCCTCGTCCTCAACCCGGTCCTGTTTCCCGAACCTGAGGACACGGACAACTGGCTGAGCGAGGGCGTCCTCGGCGAGGAGGCCTGGATCGCCGACGGCAACCCGATGTTCGGGATGGGGTATCCGGAGGTAATCAACGTGCTGAACGTCCCGCTGTACCTGTACACCCTCTGTTCGGCGTATCGCCAGTACCCGGTTCGGACCCTCGTCGGCTTCCTCGTCACGTTCGCCCTCAAGCTCCTGTTCGTCGACGCGATGGGGCGATACTACCGCGCCCGGCGCGACCTTCGGTAG